From Oenococcus sicerae, the proteins below share one genomic window:
- a CDS encoding YveK family protein — MDSTISYQRLWELFKKNFILLVVSALALAAIAFSISKFVLTPKYQSTTALLVNSNQNDSTGAALGNQQADVQLIYTYKDLATRPVILNRVVSQLKPSYSDLTKASIQKMVSISSSQNSQIFSINAISKNPSEARDVANTAANIFKNEAVKLMGKSVSNVSIVSQGLKASKPVSPNTKLITLAGFLLGAFLAVAYVLIKELSDNTYREVDFVAELGFNNLGTVNYAAFHKGRKN, encoded by the coding sequence ATGGATAGTACGATTTCTTATCAACGGCTTTGGGAGCTGTTCAAGAAAAATTTTATTTTATTAGTCGTTTCGGCACTGGCCTTGGCAGCTATTGCATTTTCGATCAGCAAATTTGTCCTGACACCTAAATATCAGTCCACAACAGCTTTATTAGTCAATAGTAATCAAAATGATTCGACAGGTGCTGCTTTAGGCAATCAGCAGGCCGATGTTCAACTCATTTATACATATAAAGATTTAGCAACGCGGCCAGTCATCTTAAACCGTGTTGTCAGTCAGCTCAAACCCAGCTATTCCGACCTGACTAAGGCATCGATCCAAAAAATGGTTTCTATTTCCAGCAGCCAGAACTCACAGATTTTTTCGATCAATGCGATCTCGAAAAATCCCAGCGAAGCCAGAGATGTCGCTAATACAGCTGCTAATATTTTCAAAAATGAAGCAGTCAAGCTCATGGGCAAGTCTGTCTCCAATGTTTCGATCGTTTCTCAAGGTCTGAAAGCAAGCAAGCCTGTCTCACCGAATACCAAGCTGATTACGCTTGCAGGTTTTTTGCTAGGCGCTTTTCTTGCCGTAGCCTATGTTCTGATCAAGGAACTGTCCGATAATACCTATCGCGAAGTGGACTTTGTTGCCGAGCTTGGTTTCAATAATCTTGGTACGGTCAATTACGCCGCTTTTCATAAAGGAAGGAAAAACTAA
- a CDS encoding sugar transferase, with amino-acid sequence MKMLCAGNGKVKNLNGFPRKSIFYYAIKRSFDVIGGLFGILISIIPIGILAVKIKQDGGPVFFAQERIGKNGQPFIMYKLRSMVLNADKLKDKLLEQNEMHGGMFKMKEDPRVTKIGHFIRRYSLDELPQFWNVVKGDMSLVGPRPCLSRELNRYNDFDKQRLLVKPGISGLWQVSGRSNLDFKDMIKLDLQYIEERSFRNDIKICFKTVALVLFSKDSGAY; translated from the coding sequence ATGAAGATGTTGTGTGCGGGAAATGGGAAAGTCAAAAATTTAAACGGTTTTCCAAGAAAATCGATTTTTTATTATGCCATTAAGAGATCCTTTGATGTTATTGGCGGTTTATTTGGCATCCTCATCAGCATCATTCCGATCGGCATTCTCGCAGTCAAGATCAAGCAAGATGGTGGGCCAGTCTTTTTCGCACAGGAACGGATCGGTAAAAATGGTCAGCCTTTTATTATGTACAAGCTTCGCAGTATGGTCCTGAATGCTGACAAGCTTAAAGATAAACTATTGGAACAAAATGAAATGCATGGTGGCATGTTCAAAATGAAAGAGGATCCCCGTGTCACGAAGATCGGCCATTTTATTCGCCGCTATTCTTTAGATGAATTGCCTCAATTTTGGAATGTGGTTAAAGGCGACATGTCTTTGGTCGGCCCGCGTCCCTGTCTTTCTCGTGAGTTAAATAGGTACAATGATTTTGACAAGCAGCGTTTGCTAGTCAAGCCAGGTATTTCCGGCCTTTGGCAGGTTTCCGGTCGTTCGAATCTTGACTTTAAAGATATGATTAAGTTGGACTTGCAGTACATAGAAGAGCGGTCATTTAGAAACGATATTAAAATCTGCTTTAAGACGGTGGCACTGGTCTTATTCAGTAAAGATTCGGGAGCTTACTAA
- a CDS encoding helix-turn-helix transcriptional regulator, protein MCKNKLDLLEQASAVDIFKYNQRQLKNVSATDRFYNRGLMIKASQMAKSDQYSLIKYRVGYMLVVPFSPTEGLILLPKLDLIENTSDGFSNIDFINHSVSLAKLAYFLYRGEEAPDRDITIIQMADSGKLIEQVKSIDDMIAFHIYTVKMIEAITKLDEAKFQESLTDMRGCNIFGDSLTQQGIIRGQKDILIDLISKLSDTVGKYGLPIKKIIGIQMNSIQKIENQSNILNFDAWLAEIPWIYFREFKAYRKSLFTDKAERIKAYLTNHVRENIRLHDIAAELGLAEQTLNAIFKKKFDMTIKQYTIQLKIESAKQVLTSTNLKIKDISEYLSFADESYFILTFNRQCGTTPSKYRAQHIEKVLQ, encoded by the coding sequence ATGTGCAAGAATAAACTAGATCTTTTGGAGCAAGCTTCGGCCGTCGATATTTTTAAGTACAATCAACGGCAATTAAAGAATGTCTCAGCTACGGATAGATTTTACAATCGCGGCCTGATGATCAAAGCCAGCCAGATGGCGAAAAGTGATCAATACAGCTTAATTAAGTATCGGGTCGGCTACATGCTGGTCGTGCCCTTTTCACCGACGGAAGGATTAATTCTGCTGCCCAAACTGGACCTGATCGAAAATACCAGCGATGGTTTTTCAAATATCGACTTCATCAACCACTCGGTCTCATTGGCCAAATTAGCTTATTTCCTCTATCGGGGTGAAGAAGCGCCAGATCGGGATATCACGATCATCCAGATGGCTGATAGCGGCAAACTGATCGAACAAGTCAAATCGATCGATGATATGATCGCTTTTCATATTTATACCGTCAAAATGATCGAGGCGATCACAAAGCTGGACGAAGCGAAATTCCAAGAAAGCCTGACCGACATGCGCGGCTGCAATATTTTCGGCGACTCTCTCACGCAGCAAGGTATCATTCGCGGGCAGAAGGATATCTTGATCGATCTGATCAGCAAGCTGTCGGATACTGTCGGTAAATACGGCCTGCCGATCAAGAAAATTATCGGCATTCAGATGAATTCGATCCAAAAGATCGAAAATCAGAGCAACATTTTGAATTTCGACGCCTGGCTGGCAGAAATTCCCTGGATTTACTTTAGGGAATTTAAGGCCTACCGCAAGAGTTTGTTTACCGACAAAGCCGAACGCATCAAGGCCTACCTGACCAATCACGTGCGTGAAAACATCCGCCTGCACGATATCGCCGCAGAATTAGGCCTGGCCGAACAGACTTTGAATGCGATCTTTAAAAAGAAGTTCGACATGACGATCAAGCAATACACGATCCAATTGAAAATCGAGTCGGCCAAACAAGTGCTGACTTCGACCAATCTGAAGATCAAAGACATTTCCGAGTACCTCTCCTTTGCCGACGAAAGTTATTTCATTCTGACTTTCAATCGCCAATGCGGGACGACACCATCCAAGTATCGAGCCCAGCATATTGAAAAAGTCTTACAGTAG
- a CDS encoding SpaA isopeptide-forming pilin-related protein, with translation MNKMFQRLYAILMALVISFQYVGIGAQAVSATTSDSSDNSIHLTSLLPVSGSTNEFTLKVHVTATTDSDYKIALDSPLAFKTAAEQQSKDTDLVSYLLNDDNVEIKAKAGTDNDVSISLNLDSSKIAETSQIKLTYETQSVSADIASQTAASSSSSSAASSSAATVKKAATVRSAAVTDPHDISQYLPASDNGTIIDSADFKFTDSKGNSVDPTKVDQNTNITLDYNWSIPNKLSGHTLASGDYFTFKLPAGVQYKAGQGDLGTYGTYTIAADGTVTFTFNDNVNTNDTISGTFGYTSQITSTTTTGEQTITIPTKTEPSTTTIVVNPNGGNTIAKTGTLTGANSSNNNPTGITWDVTINTIGAELDNATVIDPMPSSTDGTVPTTLKTTTIYPLTVNLNGNVTSTGPALVAGTDYTVDGSGKITFIGKYAKTYSAFKIEYTSDIDSSKLPDDGGQVSFKNTATLSNNGTNYPASATVDANYGKLIAKSYDGQDNNGSQKYNWHIDYNYGEKSLAANTSIVDTLSTGQAFSGTPTLVYEDGTTVDASLYAITYNSDKSQMTVTFPNGLTKGVKISYQSQLTDPNDTNTVISNSASSNGQTSDPGNQTVGQQGLTKSLGDVDYNSKTLTWNFDINMARQDMSNWSMTDTAPNGLTVIPTSFVLKDKDTGVTYKEGTDYTVTIDSVGSGFTIEFSGSLKSHAKDWYTLSYQTTFDTNNLPSSGKWTNNATTTWTDQSGKTHHNDGSADFTPNDDFKNDGSKSGAYNAVNKHITWTVVGNYNQRTLTSASIVDPIIGNQTYVADSAKLYEATINKDGSYNLGTQVTTTSINYDSGTKTITANLPEGSTKTYVLTFDTDLSGTLIGVNPSSPETSTPYTNTATYTNNSKSSDLTASISIPKAGEYVKKSGTQDPTNSAYATYHIWVNRSQSTLSNVVVDDVPDGKQIIDESSIVVYSTKVAQDGTVTEDTTKPLQLNQDYTVKLTTDPTTGQQELLITFNGQITTAYSIRYRSLINSSSTNDTLSNSVTITGDNTKSISQTTTTNTQVVNNSGSASGKNTNLVITKTDSASKKPLAGASFSLYSDNNGVKGQLLRSATTDANGQLTWNNLKSGNYILVETAAPDSYIIPTDLANGKEISVNYSDADSNNNVQLPESNTQGNITLTKTDSDTQAVLPGATFSLYGSAGNLIKAGLTTDANGQIKYSGLDAGSYYFVETSAPTGYTFDSSKHYTVTLNSDNISGTVNVADAEKTGSVILYKVDSDTNQALSGATFTLYKANGTGVASNLTTDAAGQIKVGDLKPGNYYFVETSAPAGYTFDSTAKYTFAITIGDQSQSVIVNAGNAEKRGSVVLTKTDADAFDPTVVAGAVFDLYKAGQSTASVTGLTTDNNGQIKVSGLQPGNYYFVETKAPTGYVLDAAHHNFTVAFDQVTAIGVSVADAEKTGSVLLTKTDSDTNKVLANAAFSLYKKDGTLLKSNLTTNANGQISYDGLKPGDYYFVETSAPAGYTFDSTKQYAFTIVLGDQTTPVTVSSQNAEKTHSVLLTKTDSSDAAKTLSGATFSLYKKDGSLVKDKLTTDAKGQLSYDGLKPGDYYFLETSAPAGYNFDSTKQYAFTIDISDSTDPVVVSAQNAEKTGSVVLTKTDAKTNKTLAGAVFDLYKANGTKIQSGLTTNAKGQIVVANLKPGDYYFVETKAPAGYTLNAGKHYAFTITIGDQTAAASVSVKDTKKPTQTAWTTVHKELPHTGEQVFYFSAITATMLAISAAAAALALKRKREQK, from the coding sequence ATGAATAAAATGTTTCAAAGACTGTATGCCATTTTGATGGCACTTGTCATTTCTTTTCAATATGTCGGGATCGGTGCGCAAGCTGTTTCCGCTACGACAAGTGATTCATCTGACAACAGTATCCATTTAACAAGCCTTTTGCCTGTTAGCGGCAGCACGAATGAATTTACGTTAAAAGTTCATGTGACTGCCACGACTGACAGCGATTACAAAATTGCTTTGGACAGTCCGCTGGCCTTTAAGACCGCGGCTGAACAGCAAAGCAAAGACACAGATCTCGTGAGCTATCTGCTCAACGACGATAATGTCGAAATTAAAGCAAAGGCTGGCACAGACAATGATGTCTCGATCTCATTGAATCTGGACAGCTCTAAAATTGCTGAAACGAGTCAAATTAAATTAACATATGAAACACAATCTGTTTCAGCTGATATTGCCTCACAAACTGCAGCAAGCAGTTCATCGAGCTCGGCAGCAAGTTCTTCTGCAGCGACGGTTAAAAAAGCAGCAACTGTTAGGTCTGCTGCGGTAACTGATCCTCACGATATCTCGCAATACTTGCCTGCGTCTGATAATGGCACGATTATCGATTCTGCTGATTTCAAATTTACAGATTCGAAAGGCAATTCAGTTGATCCAACAAAGGTGGATCAAAATACGAATATCACGTTGGATTATAACTGGTCGATTCCGAATAAGTTATCGGGCCATACATTAGCATCCGGTGATTATTTCACTTTCAAGCTACCCGCTGGTGTTCAATATAAAGCAGGCCAAGGCGATTTAGGCACTTATGGAACCTACACGATCGCAGCTGATGGTACTGTGACTTTTACTTTTAACGATAACGTTAATACCAATGACACGATTTCTGGCACATTTGGTTATACGTCTCAAATAACGAGCACAACCACCACTGGTGAACAAACAATTACGATTCCAACGAAAACCGAACCAAGTACCACAACGATCGTTGTGAATCCAAATGGTGGAAATACTATTGCAAAAACAGGTACCTTGACTGGTGCCAATAGTTCTAACAACAACCCGACTGGTATTACTTGGGATGTCACGATCAACACGATCGGTGCTGAACTTGATAATGCGACAGTGATCGATCCTATGCCAAGCAGCACGGATGGTACGGTACCAACAACTTTGAAAACGACCACGATTTATCCTTTAACGGTCAACTTGAACGGCAATGTTACCTCGACTGGCCCAGCTTTGGTTGCAGGCACGGATTACACAGTTGATGGCAGTGGCAAGATAACTTTTATCGGCAAATACGCCAAAACTTATTCAGCCTTCAAGATTGAATATACAAGTGATATTGATAGTAGCAAACTCCCTGATGATGGTGGCCAGGTTAGCTTTAAAAATACCGCAACATTGTCTAACAATGGCACGAATTATCCTGCTAGTGCGACCGTGGATGCCAATTATGGCAAGCTGATCGCAAAAAGTTACGATGGCCAAGATAACAACGGTAGCCAAAAGTATAACTGGCACATCGATTATAACTATGGTGAAAAAAGCTTAGCAGCTAACACCAGCATCGTGGACACACTTTCTACTGGACAAGCCTTCTCAGGCACGCCGACTTTAGTCTATGAAGATGGCACGACTGTTGATGCATCTCTTTATGCCATTACTTATAATTCCGATAAATCACAGATGACTGTCACTTTCCCAAATGGTTTGACGAAGGGTGTTAAGATTTCTTACCAATCACAGTTGACAGATCCTAATGACACCAACACGGTCATTAGCAATTCTGCCAGCAGTAATGGCCAGACTTCTGATCCGGGTAATCAAACTGTTGGTCAGCAAGGATTGACAAAGAGTCTTGGTGATGTTGATTACAATAGCAAAACCCTGACTTGGAATTTTGATATCAACATGGCTCGCCAGGACATGTCAAATTGGTCTATGACCGATACAGCACCAAATGGTTTAACAGTTATTCCAACTTCTTTCGTTTTGAAGGACAAGGATACCGGTGTTACTTATAAAGAGGGTACAGACTACACAGTCACGATTGATAGTGTTGGCAGTGGTTTTACGATTGAATTCTCAGGTAGCCTAAAGAGTCATGCTAAAGATTGGTACACTTTGTCCTATCAGACGACTTTTGATACGAATAACTTGCCATCTAGTGGCAAATGGACCAATAACGCAACCACTACTTGGACTGACCAAAGTGGCAAAACACACCATAATGATGGCAGCGCTGATTTCACGCCTAATGATGATTTTAAAAATGACGGTAGTAAGTCAGGTGCTTATAATGCCGTGAATAAGCACATTACTTGGACAGTTGTTGGAAATTATAATCAGCGCACATTAACTAGCGCTTCGATTGTTGATCCAATAATCGGCAATCAGACTTATGTTGCTGATAGCGCTAAGTTATACGAAGCAACGATCAATAAAGATGGTTCATATAATTTAGGAACTCAAGTAACTACCACTAGTATCAATTATGATTCTGGCACCAAGACGATTACAGCCAATTTGCCAGAGGGCAGTACTAAGACTTATGTATTAACTTTTGATACAGACTTGTCAGGTACGCTGATCGGTGTTAATCCTTCATCACCAGAAACATCAACCCCGTATACGAATACAGCTACTTACACAAACAATTCTAAATCCAGCGATTTGACTGCTAGTATTTCTATTCCTAAGGCTGGTGAATATGTGAAAAAATCCGGTACACAGGATCCCACTAATTCAGCTTATGCAACCTACCATATTTGGGTTAACCGTAGCCAATCCACTTTGTCGAACGTTGTTGTCGATGATGTACCTGATGGTAAACAAATCATTGATGAAAGCTCGATCGTAGTTTATTCGACCAAGGTTGCTCAAGATGGTACCGTTACTGAAGATACTACTAAACCTTTACAGCTAAATCAGGATTATACAGTTAAGTTGACCACGGATCCGACCACCGGCCAACAAGAATTACTGATCACTTTCAATGGTCAGATCACGACAGCTTATTCGATTCGATATCGTTCGTTAATTAATTCTTCATCAACTAATGACACACTTTCAAATTCAGTCACGATTACTGGCGATAATACGAAATCAATCTCGCAGACGACTACGACTAATACGCAAGTTGTTAATAATAGCGGTTCTGCAAGTGGTAAAAATACGAATCTTGTCATCACGAAGACTGATAGCGCTAGTAAAAAGCCACTAGCTGGTGCATCCTTCAGTCTCTATTCTGATAATAATGGTGTCAAAGGTCAGCTGCTTCGCAGTGCGACGACCGATGCTAATGGCCAGCTAACTTGGAATAATTTGAAGTCCGGCAACTATATCTTGGTTGAGACCGCTGCACCAGACAGCTATATTATTCCGACCGATCTAGCTAACGGTAAAGAAATTTCTGTTAATTACAGTGACGCTGATTCAAATAATAATGTTCAGCTTCCCGAATCTAATACGCAGGGCAACATCACTCTGACCAAGACCGATAGCGATACTCAAGCTGTTTTGCCTGGTGCGACCTTCAGTTTGTATGGTTCTGCGGGCAATCTGATCAAGGCAGGATTGACGACTGACGCTAATGGTCAGATCAAATATTCTGGTTTGGATGCCGGCAGTTACTATTTTGTTGAAACATCTGCCCCGACCGGTTACACTTTTGATTCATCAAAGCACTACACTGTCACTCTGAATTCAGACAATATCAGCGGCACGGTCAACGTGGCTGATGCTGAAAAGACGGGTTCAGTGATCCTTTACAAAGTAGATTCTGATACGAACCAAGCCCTGTCTGGCGCGACCTTTACCCTCTATAAAGCCAATGGTACGGGTGTTGCTTCTAATCTGACGACTGATGCCGCTGGACAGATCAAAGTAGGCGATTTGAAACCTGGCAATTACTATTTCGTCGAAACATCCGCTCCTGCTGGCTATACTTTTGACAGCACGGCCAAGTACACTTTTGCGATCACAATCGGTGATCAGTCACAATCAGTCATTGTCAATGCAGGCAACGCCGAAAAGCGTGGATCTGTTGTGCTGACAAAGACCGATGCTGATGCATTTGATCCAACAGTTGTCGCTGGCGCTGTCTTTGATCTTTATAAAGCAGGTCAGTCAACAGCTTCTGTCACGGGCCTCACGACTGACAACAACGGACAGATCAAAGTTAGCGGTTTGCAGCCCGGCAATTATTACTTTGTCGAGACTAAAGCGCCGACCGGTTATGTCCTGGACGCGGCTCACCATAATTTCACAGTTGCTTTTGATCAAGTGACGGCGATCGGTGTTAGCGTTGCTGATGCCGAAAAGACGGGTTCGGTTCTTCTGACGAAGACGGATTCTGATACGAATAAAGTTTTGGCAAACGCAGCCTTCTCGCTCTACAAAAAAGATGGCACGCTGCTGAAAAGCAATTTGACGACAAATGCGAATGGCCAGATCTCTTATGATGGCCTAAAGCCTGGTGATTACTATTTTGTTGAGACATCTGCACCTGCCGGCTATACTTTCGACAGTACGAAACAGTATGCATTCACGATCGTATTAGGTGACCAAACCACGCCGGTCACGGTCAGTTCACAAAATGCTGAAAAAACACACTCAGTTCTTCTGACTAAGACTGACAGCAGTGATGCTGCTAAGACTTTGTCTGGCGCTACTTTCTCCCTATACAAAAAAGATGGCAGCTTAGTTAAAGACAAGCTCACCACTGATGCCAAAGGCCAGCTTTCTTATGATGGTCTAAAGCCTGGTGATTACTACTTCCTTGAAACATCTGCCCCTGCTGGTTATAACTTTGATAGCACTAAGCAGTATGCCTTTACGATCGATATCAGTGATTCAACTGATCCGGTCGTTGTCTCGGCCCAAAATGCTGAGAAGACTGGTTCGGTCGTCCTGACAAAGACCGATGCTAAGACGAACAAGACTTTGGCTGGCGCTGTCTTTGACCTTTACAAGGCTAATGGCACCAAGATCCAGTCTGGTCTGACGACGAATGCAAAAGGTCAGATCGTGGTCGCTAATTTGAAGCCTGGTGATTACTACTTCGTCGAGACCAAAGCGCCTGCCGGCTACACATTGAATGCTGGCAAACATTATGCCTTTACGATCACGATCGGTGATCAGACGGCTGCCGCTTCAGTCTCAGTTAAAGACACTAAGAAGCCGACTCAGACTGCTTGGACGACGGTTCACAAAGAATTGCCGCACACAGGCGAGCAGGTCTTCTACTTCTCTGCGATCACTGCCACGATGCTTGCTATCTCCGCCGCCGCTGCCGCACTAGCTTTAAAGCGCAAGCGCGAGCAAAAGTAA
- a CDS encoding AraC family transcriptional regulator, whose translation MARKYTFINENFNEYLYLSSGGFEHCEPSHSYGPGARTGYMIHYVSEGKGVFTSKNIRYHISPGEFFFIQPGKIVKMEANQKEPWTINWIRFKGRLVDTYLNQIGVSLMNPVVSGESAQKIKKIISDLIQTSLMNQADDLYYSEKLLEVIRIMRLAYPSTVSSHYSADAKIFHEGMQFIEKNFDSPITIEDVRTKLAVDRSYLYRAFKKWLDASPKEFLVSLRMDKAKEILQDKNNQNTIRSIAFACGFEDPQYFTKAFKDFTGKTPTEYRNE comes from the coding sequence ATGGCTCGTAAATACACATTTATCAATGAAAATTTTAACGAGTACCTTTATTTATCGTCAGGCGGATTTGAGCACTGTGAGCCATCGCACAGCTATGGTCCCGGTGCACGTACAGGTTACATGATCCATTATGTATCCGAGGGTAAAGGAGTATTTACAAGCAAGAATATTAGGTATCATATTTCTCCAGGCGAATTTTTCTTTATTCAGCCAGGCAAAATCGTCAAAATGGAAGCAAACCAAAAGGAGCCTTGGACAATCAACTGGATTCGTTTCAAAGGCAGGCTAGTCGATACTTATCTGAATCAAATTGGCGTATCACTGATGAATCCAGTCGTTTCCGGAGAAAGTGCCCAGAAAATAAAAAAGATCATCTCAGATTTGATTCAAACTTCATTGATGAATCAAGCAGACGACCTTTACTATTCAGAAAAATTACTAGAAGTTATCAGAATTATGAGATTGGCCTATCCTTCAACCGTCTCTAGTCATTATTCCGCGGATGCAAAAATTTTTCATGAAGGCATGCAATTTATAGAAAAAAACTTTGACTCGCCAATCACGATAGAAGATGTTAGAACAAAGCTAGCAGTCGATCGATCATACCTTTATCGAGCTTTCAAAAAATGGCTGGATGCCAGTCCTAAAGAATTTCTTGTTTCTCTCAGGATGGATAAAGCCAAAGAGATTTTGCAGGATAAAAACAATCAAAATACGATCCGTTCTATCGCTTTTGCCTGCGGCTTTGAAGACCCTCAATATTTCACAAAAGCTTTTAAGGATTTCACAGGTAAAACGCCGACTGAATATCGCAACGAGTGA
- a CDS encoding CpsB/CapC family capsule biosynthesis tyrosine phosphatase codes for MPSKRKIQKLSAVDIRSSRYGVPLITVRDPQDVVSEQFRVLRANIDFAAASIDKLQTVLFTSSEMSDGKSTVAQNLAVTWAQAGKRVLLVDADFRRPTLHRTFSIANDHGLTTVLAMNDQPAQVIHAAEEPNLFVMASGPMPPNPSELLGSDKMLKVLNWMKHEFDMIVIDSTPLLLVPDAQALIPRTDGVVLVALLGKTKKKSLLSATRILKLAKAHVLGVVTRSQLRADKGYGYGYGYTSTNVMNTEQVKKETPVKPVLPAKKTPVVTASASSQSAASSQPAWSNFGYTAAASDSHEAPAAEKEDPAPVVNKKATLVDIHAHILPGLDDGSNSLDASLELAREAVSNGIKTIVATPHTMSAKYTNEAADVVKVVDAFQAELKKAAIDLTILPGQEVHLTGDLVSALDQGKLLTLADSKKYLLIELPDRDLPLFTHNVIFQLKSRGIMTIVAHPERNSYLLEHPEELNKLAERGALFQLTSASINGAFGKRIADFSIDLLRRGFVTTIASDAHNFADNRRYHLAEAYELIGHLLNQQLVTALKMNAARIITGEPVDSTTIEEF; via the coding sequence ATGCCGTCCAAAAGAAAAATTCAAAAATTATCTGCTGTTGATATACGTTCTTCTCGCTATGGTGTACCGCTGATCACGGTTCGCGATCCGCAGGACGTCGTCTCTGAACAATTCCGAGTGCTGCGTGCCAATATTGATTTCGCAGCCGCTTCGATCGATAAGCTGCAGACAGTTCTTTTTACGAGTTCTGAAATGTCTGATGGCAAATCGACCGTTGCCCAGAATTTAGCTGTTACTTGGGCTCAAGCAGGTAAGCGTGTTCTGCTAGTGGATGCTGATTTCCGCCGTCCGACTCTGCATCGTACATTTTCGATCGCCAATGATCACGGTTTGACGACAGTCTTGGCTATGAATGACCAGCCAGCTCAAGTGATCCACGCCGCTGAAGAGCCTAATCTTTTTGTTATGGCTTCTGGCCCGATGCCGCCTAATCCATCGGAATTGCTCGGGTCGGATAAGATGCTTAAGGTCCTGAACTGGATGAAACACGAATTCGACATGATCGTGATCGATTCAACACCGCTTTTATTGGTGCCGGATGCCCAAGCCTTGATTCCAAGGACTGATGGCGTTGTTCTAGTCGCTTTGTTAGGCAAGACGAAGAAAAAAAGTCTCCTTTCGGCTACCCGTATTTTGAAATTAGCCAAAGCACATGTTTTGGGTGTTGTTACAAGGAGCCAGCTTCGTGCAGATAAAGGTTACGGCTATGGCTATGGCTATACCTCGACTAATGTCATGAACACAGAGCAGGTCAAAAAAGAAACACCTGTCAAACCGGTTCTACCAGCTAAAAAGACGCCAGTTGTGACGGCGTCAGCCAGCTCGCAAAGCGCTGCATCTTCACAACCAGCTTGGTCTAATTTCGGCTATACAGCCGCTGCTTCTGACAGCCATGAGGCACCAGCTGCTGAAAAAGAAGACCCTGCTCCTGTCGTTAATAAGAAAGCGACTTTAGTTGATATTCACGCTCACATCTTGCCGGGATTAGATGATGGTTCTAATTCTTTGGATGCATCACTAGAACTAGCGCGAGAAGCCGTTTCTAATGGTATTAAGACGATCGTGGCAACGCCGCATACAATGAGCGCTAAGTATACAAATGAAGCTGCTGACGTCGTGAAAGTTGTTGATGCCTTCCAAGCTGAATTAAAAAAAGCTGCGATTGATCTAACCATTTTACCAGGTCAGGAAGTTCATTTGACAGGCGACTTAGTTAGTGCCTTAGATCAAGGCAAATTATTGACTCTGGCCGACTCAAAAAAATATCTGCTGATTGAATTGCCGGATAGGGACTTGCCCCTTTTCACTCATAATGTGATTTTCCAGTTAAAGTCACGCGGCATTATGACGATCGTTGCTCATCCAGAGCGCAATAGTTATCTCTTGGAGCATCCTGAAGAGTTAAATAAATTAGCAGAACGAGGCGCTTTGTTCCAATTGACCAGCGCCTCGATCAATGGTGCTTTTGGTAAACGCATTGCTGATTTCTCGATCGACCTGCTGCGACGAGGATTTGTGACCACGATTGCCAGTGATGCGCATAACTTCGCTGACAACCGTCGTTATCATTTAGCCGAAGCCTACGAACTGATCGGCCACTTGCTTAATCAGCAATTAGTTACAGCTTTGAAGATGAACGCTGCTCGAATCATTACTGGTGAACCAGTTGATAGTACAACGATTGAAGAATTTTAA